A part of Winslowiella toletana genomic DNA contains:
- a CDS encoding SDR family oxidoreductase, with the protein MPFADYKTALVTGASAGMGEAIVERLCQEGITVHAVARREEQLTALAARTGCIPHAIDVSDLDALTRLCKEIKVDILVNNAGVSRPGSILDADEEAIDTQVDVNLRAVLHLCRLLVPGMMERDCGHVINITSIAAIYNFNGNSIYHATKAGVHALSRQLRVDCYGKRVRITEICPGRVATEIFGNVLGDQEEARRRFIDGFELPQAKDIADCVAFALSAPVAVNIGNIEITPTLQVPGGLSTMRPGDRAE; encoded by the coding sequence ATGCCATTCGCAGATTATAAAACCGCATTGGTTACCGGAGCATCAGCAGGCATGGGCGAAGCCATTGTTGAGCGCCTTTGTCAGGAAGGCATTACGGTGCACGCCGTGGCGCGCCGTGAAGAGCAGTTAACCGCGCTGGCGGCCCGTACCGGTTGTATTCCGCACGCCATTGATGTCAGCGATCTCGATGCCCTGACGCGTCTGTGCAAAGAAATCAAGGTCGATATTCTGGTGAATAACGCCGGTGTTTCGCGTCCGGGGTCGATTTTAGATGCCGATGAAGAGGCGATTGATACCCAGGTGGATGTCAATCTGCGCGCAGTGCTGCATCTTTGCCGCCTGCTGGTGCCCGGCATGATGGAACGCGATTGCGGTCATGTCATCAATATTACCTCAATTGCCGCCATCTATAACTTTAATGGCAATTCCATTTATCACGCCACCAAAGCAGGCGTTCATGCGCTTTCACGCCAGCTGCGCGTGGATTGCTATGGCAAACGCGTGCGTATCACCGAAATCTGTCCGGGCCGCGTCGCCACTGAGATTTTCGGTAACGTGCTGGGCGACCAGGAAGAGGCGCGCCGCCGCTTTATCGATGGTTTTGAACTGCCGCAGGCGAAAGATATCGCTGACTGCGTCGCCTTTGCCCTGTCGGCGCCGGTGGCGGTCAATATTGGCAATATCGAGATTACGCCAACCCTGCAGGTACCTGGTGGGCTTTCCACCATGCGTCCCGGCGATCGCGCTGAATAA
- a CDS encoding amino acid ABC transporter permease, which translates to MTLDFSAVMTGQFGQMIVDGTVVTLKLAFGSWLLAMFIALLLVVIRLTEKRSAVWLVKAYVSWHRNVPTLVQLMVWYFAIPTLLPEDMQMWINDFDAEFLFAMFALGLCQAAYFSEDIRSGLRAIPEGQNEAARALGMGYVRAMRSVILPQGIRNALPSLLNHTVLLFKNTSLAMVIGVAELTYVTRDIENKTFRTFESYLVASVGYLFFSLLLMAVGALLARHFQRAYAR; encoded by the coding sequence ATGACACTCGATTTTAGTGCCGTCATGACCGGCCAGTTTGGGCAGATGATCGTCGATGGTACGGTAGTCACCCTGAAGCTTGCATTCGGCTCCTGGCTGCTGGCGATGTTTATCGCCCTGCTGCTGGTGGTGATCCGCTTAACTGAGAAACGCAGCGCGGTATGGCTGGTAAAGGCGTATGTCTCCTGGCATCGTAATGTGCCAACTCTGGTGCAGTTAATGGTGTGGTATTTCGCCATCCCGACCTTGTTGCCGGAAGATATGCAGATGTGGATCAATGACTTCGATGCCGAATTCCTGTTCGCCATGTTTGCGCTGGGTCTGTGCCAGGCGGCCTATTTCTCTGAAGATATTCGCAGCGGTTTACGCGCCATTCCTGAGGGGCAAAACGAAGCGGCGCGGGCGCTGGGCATGGGTTATGTGCGCGCGATGCGTTCGGTGATTTTACCGCAGGGCATCCGTAATGCGCTGCCATCACTGCTGAACCATACGGTGCTACTGTTTAAAAATACCAGCCTGGCGATGGTGATTGGTGTCGCCGAGTTAACCTATGTTACCCGCGATATCGAAAACAAAACCTTCCGCACTTTTGAGTCTTACCTGGTGGCATCCGTCGGCTATCTGTTCTTTTCACTGCTGTTGATGGCTGTCGGTGCGCTGCTGGCGCGTCACTTCCAGCGCGCTTACGCGAGGTAA
- a CDS encoding amino acid ABC transporter permease produces MSDIFTILHDNGMLFLMGQYPNGALGGILCTLLISLLAVLFAFPVGVLLGLARLSPYRWLSWPAACWVYLLRGIPLLMVVFWTYFCVPLLIGHNISGFTTMLCTLVIYESAYIAEIVRGGIQALPGGQYEASRALGMSYMKTLRLVILPQALYNTLPSLVSQLVSIIKDSTLGYVINVPELTYAANQVNNQLLTKPFQVFAIVAIGYYIICFSLTWLANKLEERIARKRRNDRPEGNTAAKAMLLTKTQSQ; encoded by the coding sequence ATGTCTGATATCTTCACGATTCTGCATGATAACGGCATGCTGTTTCTGATGGGACAGTATCCGAACGGCGCGCTGGGCGGCATTCTCTGTACCCTGTTGATCTCGCTGCTGGCGGTGCTGTTTGCTTTTCCGGTTGGCGTATTGCTGGGGCTGGCGCGTCTGTCGCCGTATCGCTGGCTGAGCTGGCCGGCAGCATGCTGGGTGTATCTGCTGCGCGGCATCCCGTTGTTAATGGTGGTGTTCTGGACCTATTTCTGTGTGCCATTACTGATTGGCCACAATATCAGCGGCTTTACCACCATGCTCTGTACGCTGGTGATTTACGAGAGCGCTTATATTGCGGAGATTGTCCGCGGAGGCATTCAGGCGCTGCCAGGCGGGCAATATGAAGCCTCGCGCGCGCTGGGCATGAGTTATATGAAAACGCTGCGGCTGGTGATTTTACCGCAGGCGCTGTACAACACGCTGCCAAGCCTGGTCAGCCAGCTGGTGTCGATTATTAAAGACAGCACCCTCGGTTACGTGATTAACGTGCCGGAGCTGACCTACGCCGCTAACCAGGTGAATAACCAGTTGCTGACCAAACCTTTCCAGGTGTTTGCCATTGTGGCGATTGGTTATTACATCATCTGTTTCAGCCTTACCTGGCTGGCGAATAAACTTGAAGAACGTATTGCGCGTAAGCGCCGCAATGATCGCCCGGAAGGCAACACGGCGGCGAAAGCCATGCTACTGACCAAAACTCAATCGCAATAA
- a CDS encoding amino acid ABC transporter ATP-binding protein — protein sequence MRPMILFNQVNKWYGEYQALTDLSAEIKSGEVVVVCGPSGSGKSTLIRTVNRLEPIEQGQILFDGIDIHGTSTRLNQLRTRIGFVFQSFNLFPHVSVIENIMMSPIKVLGEKRAAARSHAGELLERVGLSHKADAYPAQLSGGQQQRVAIARALAMKPPVMLFDEPTSALDPEMVGEVLNVMRGLAQEGMTMMCVTHEMNFAREVADTIWFMDQGQILEKAAPERFFSNPQHERAKRFLSDLRQH from the coding sequence ATGAGACCCATGATATTGTTCAATCAGGTCAACAAGTGGTATGGCGAATACCAGGCACTGACCGATCTGAGTGCTGAAATTAAAAGTGGTGAAGTGGTGGTGGTTTGCGGCCCTTCCGGTTCCGGCAAATCGACCCTGATTCGCACCGTTAATCGCCTTGAGCCGATTGAGCAAGGGCAGATCCTGTTTGATGGCATTGATATTCACGGCACCAGCACGCGCCTGAATCAGTTGCGCACCCGCATAGGTTTTGTGTTCCAGAGTTTTAACCTGTTCCCGCATGTCTCGGTGATTGAAAATATTATGATGTCACCGATTAAAGTGCTGGGCGAGAAGCGTGCCGCCGCGCGCAGCCATGCCGGTGAATTGCTGGAACGCGTGGGCTTATCGCATAAGGCCGATGCTTATCCGGCGCAGTTATCCGGTGGTCAGCAGCAGCGCGTGGCGATTGCGCGGGCATTAGCGATGAAGCCGCCGGTGATGCTGTTTGATGAACCCACCTCGGCGCTCGATCCGGAAATGGTCGGTGAAGTGCTGAATGTGATGCGCGGTCTGGCGCAGGAAGGGATGACCATGATGTGCGTGACCCACGAGATGAATTTTGCCCGCGAAGTGGCGGACACCATCTGGTTTATGGATCAGGGCCAGATTCTGGAGAAAGCGGCGCCTGAGCGCTTTTTTAGCAATCCACAGCATGAGCGCGCGAAGCGTTTTCTCAGCGATTTGCGTCAGCATTGA
- a CDS encoding ABC transporter ATP-binding protein has protein sequence MRALTSIHMQDIGYAFGEQMILNHITLDIEAGGIVALLGPSGCGKSTLLKLIAGLLQPQHGAILFGEQLVASSRFSLPPEQRDLGMVFQDYALWPHMTVGQNVAFPLIMRKVSAVERRERVAETLSRVGLADFAHRKPADLSGGQQQRVALARAIIAEPRILLFDEPLSNLDSTLREALCREMAQLLRQLGTTAIYVTHDRREAELLADRIVHLSLGSVATIDTVQTTSISPGESV, from the coding sequence ATGCGCGCGCTTACCTCTATCCATATGCAGGATATCGGCTACGCCTTTGGCGAGCAGATGATCCTCAACCATATCACCCTTGATATTGAGGCGGGCGGTATCGTCGCCTTACTCGGCCCGTCCGGCTGTGGCAAAAGTACGCTGCTGAAACTGATTGCCGGTTTGCTGCAACCGCAGCACGGCGCCATCCTGTTTGGCGAGCAGCTGGTGGCCAGTAGCCGCTTTAGTCTGCCTCCTGAGCAGCGCGATCTCGGTATGGTGTTCCAGGATTATGCCCTGTGGCCGCATATGACGGTGGGGCAGAATGTCGCGTTCCCCCTCATTATGCGCAAAGTGTCCGCCGTCGAACGACGCGAGCGGGTCGCTGAAACCTTATCCCGCGTCGGCCTTGCTGATTTTGCCCATCGCAAACCCGCTGACCTGTCTGGCGGTCAACAGCAACGCGTGGCGCTGGCCAGAGCGATTATCGCCGAACCCCGTATTCTGCTGTTTGATGAGCCACTCTCCAATCTCGACAGCACGCTGCGCGAAGCATTATGCCGCGAGATGGCGCAACTGCTGCGCCAGCTGGGTACCACCGCGATATATGTCACTCACGATCGGCGCGAAGCAGAATTGCTGGCCGACCGGATTGTGCATCTGTCGCTGGGATCCGTCGCCACCATCGATACCGTTCAAACCACTTCAATATCTCCAGGGGAATCCGTATGA
- a CDS encoding ABC transporter substrate-binding protein: MKTVMSFKTGVMLTMILTSAVAAMDAQALTVYTAGPGSLAKSLASGFEQQSGVKVNIFQATTGKVMARLEAEQANPQADILISASWDTAEDLHNRGWLLPYQSANAQQVPAMLKSADYIAQGVSALGIVWNSKSGTPEPQEWQDLTSAAFKDQVTTPDPALSGASLDLLIGLQNGMGDKAWQLFSQLKANGMVVSGPNAQAVTPVMQGAKAAVFGAVDYVSYGNIEQGESLKVIFPASGTVVAPRPMMILKTTQHPQEAKAFIDYVLSPAGQAKVADAWLMPARTDVSARRPLLNDLKLLPTVSDGTSERSEILKRFNTLFAN; this comes from the coding sequence ATGAAAACAGTGATGTCGTTTAAAACAGGGGTAATGCTAACCATGATATTAACCTCCGCGGTGGCGGCGATGGATGCGCAGGCGCTGACCGTCTATACCGCCGGTCCAGGCTCACTGGCGAAAAGCCTTGCCAGTGGTTTTGAGCAGCAGTCCGGCGTAAAGGTGAATATTTTCCAGGCGACCACCGGTAAGGTAATGGCGCGTCTGGAGGCCGAGCAGGCCAATCCGCAGGCTGATATTCTGATTTCCGCCTCATGGGATACCGCCGAAGATCTGCATAATCGCGGCTGGCTGCTGCCTTATCAGAGCGCCAATGCGCAGCAGGTGCCGGCGATGCTCAAATCCGCCGACTATATTGCGCAGGGGGTATCGGCGCTGGGGATTGTCTGGAACAGTAAAAGCGGTACGCCGGAACCGCAAGAGTGGCAGGACCTGACCTCAGCGGCGTTTAAAGATCAGGTGACCACGCCGGATCCGGCGCTTTCCGGCGCGTCGTTGGATCTGCTGATTGGCTTACAGAACGGTATGGGTGACAAGGCCTGGCAGCTGTTTTCGCAACTGAAAGCCAACGGCATGGTGGTCAGCGGTCCGAATGCCCAGGCGGTGACGCCGGTGATGCAGGGGGCTAAAGCGGCGGTGTTCGGCGCCGTGGATTACGTCTCTTACGGCAATATTGAGCAGGGCGAATCACTGAAGGTGATCTTCCCGGCCAGCGGCACGGTGGTGGCGCCGCGTCCGATGATGATTTTAAAAACCACCCAGCATCCGCAGGAAGCAAAAGCGTTTATCGACTATGTGCTTTCGCCTGCAGGGCAGGCAAAAGTGGCCGATGCCTGGCTGATGCCCGCGCGTACTGATGTTTCTGCCAGACGTCCGTTGCTTAACGATCTGAAACTGTTGCCGACCGTCAGCGATGGCACCAGTGAACGTAGCGAAATCCTTAAACGATTCAATACGTTGTTTGCGAACTGA